Proteins encoded within one genomic window of Setaria italica strain Yugu1 chromosome IV, Setaria_italica_v2.0, whole genome shotgun sequence:
- the LOC101766909 gene encoding protein ENHANCED DISEASE RESISTANCE 2 isoform X1: MLSSSVSRRDAARSGELPRPPAAGMARSGELPKGASAGPAPAAAAVRHEGWLVRHGRRKIGRSFFHMRYFVLDNKLLAYYKKKPRDSMVPLKSILIDGNCRVEDRGLKTHHGQMIYFLCIYNKKQKENQITMGAYDIEDALTWKRKLEFLIDQQQDSMTAKNRKAFASLDFDIDLGGPFSFSDHDSGPEDEEEPRPTLLRRTTIGNGPPDSVLDWTKEPDIGLSNQSDTNQAYSRKNWRLLRCQNGLRIFEELVEVEYLARSCSRAMRAVGVVEASCEAIFGLVMGMDVTRYEWDCSFQYGSLVEEVDGHTAILYHRLQLNWCSMVVWPRDLCYVRYWRRNDDGSYVVLFRSTEHQNCGPQPGFVRAIIESGGFKISPLKSLNGRPRTQVQHLMQIDLSGWGVNYFPSFQYHSLLQMLNCVAGLREYFSQTDEVHTVPRIPVMHAMVNTISMKKDQKLQEPDTKTKQTDKILDMVDEESEDDDDYQVPDADLEEEPTKSDSDAKSSDPIDLSWFSGIIRQDANEKSRNCWTVPDNKVFKVRSKNFPHDKSKVPAGKYLMELVAIDWFKDTKRMDHVARRKGCAAQVAAEKGMFTFLVNIQIPGSSHYSLVLYFVSSSLKKGSLLQRFADGDDDFRNSRLKLIPSVPKGSWIVRQSVGSTPCLLGKAVDCSYLRGPEYLEVDVDIGSSAVANGVLGLVFGVVTTLVVDMAFLIQANTYDELPEQLLGAARLSHIEPSAAVNPELDNIS; the protein is encoded by the exons ATGCTGAGCTCGTCGGTGTCGAGGCGGGacgcggcgaggagcggcgagCTCCCGCGGCCTCCTGCGGCGGGTATGGCGCGGAGCGGGGAGCTGCCGAAGGGCGCGTccgcggggccggcgccggccgcggccgcggtgaGGCACGAGGGGTGGCTGGTGCGGCACGGGCGGAGGAAGATCGGGAGGTCCTTCTTCCACATGCGCTACTTCGTCCTCGACAACAAGCTGCTCGCCTACTACAAGAAGAAGCCCAGGGACAGCATG GTTCCGCTCAAGTCAATTCTTATTGATGGAAATTGCAGAGTGGAGGATAGAGGGCTTAAAACACATCATGGTCAA ATGATTTATTTCCTATGCATTTACAACAAGAAACAAAAGGAGAATCAAATCACG ATGGGTGCATATGATATTGAAGATGCCCTAACCTGGAAGAGGAAGCTGGAGTTTCTGATTGATCAG CAACAGGATAGTATGACAGCTAAAAACCGTAAAGCTTTTGCTTCATTGGACTTCGACATAGATCTTGGAGGACCATTTTCGTTCTCTGATCATGACAGTGg TcctgaagatgaagaagagccCCGGCCCACCTTGCTTCGCAGGACAACTATAGGGAATG GCCCTCCTGATTCTGTACTTGACTGGACCAAAGAGCCTGATATTGGGCTGTCAAATCAGAGTGACACCAATCAGGCTTACTCCAGGAAGAACTGGAGGCTTCTTAGATGCCAGAATG GATTGCGCATCTTTGAAGAACTTGTGGAGGTTGAATACCTT GCAAGAAGCTGTAGTCGAGCAATGAGGGCTGTCGGCGTGGTGGAAGCCTCATGCGAGGCCATTTTTGGGCTTGTAATGGGTATGGATGTAACACGATATGA ATGGGATTGTAGTTTCCAATATGGGAGTTTAGTTGAAGAGGTCGATGGCCATACTGCAATATTGTACCATCGTTTACAACTTAACTGGTGTTCAAT GGTTGTCTGGCCCCGAGATCTTTGTTATGTACGATATTGGCGTCGCAACGATGATGGAAGCTATG TCGTGCTGTTTCGATCTACTGAACATCAGAACTGTGGCCCCCAACCAGGATTTGTGAGAGCTATTATCGAAA GTGGAGGTTTCAAGATTTCTCCTCTCAAAAGCCTCAATGGGAGACCGCGCACTCAAGTTCAACACCTTATGCAAATTGATCTTAGTGGATGGGGCGTGAACTATTTTCCATCATTCCAATACCACTCTTTGTTGCAGATGCTGAACTGTGTTGCTG GATTGCGTGAATATTTTTCCCAAACGGATGAAGTTCATACGGTTCCAAGGATTCCGGTGATGCATGCCATGGTTAATACAATCTCAATGAAAAAGGACCAGAAGCTTCAAGAACCTGACACGAAGACCAAACAAACTGATAAAATCTTAGATATGGTAGATGAAGAGTcggaagatgatgatgactaTCAAGTTCCTGACGCTGACTTGGAG GAAGAACCTACCAAATCTGACAGTGATGCTAAGAGCTCAG ATCCAATAGATTTGTCTTGGTTTTCGGGCATTATTCGTCAGGATGCAAATGAGAAAAGTCGTAACTGTTGGACAGTACCTGATAACAAGGTCTTTAAAGTTCGTAGCAAGAACTTTCCACATGACAAATCAAAG GTACCTGCAGGGAAGTACCTTATGGAGCTCGTAGCGATTGACTGGTTTAAGGACACCAAGCGAATGGACCATGTTGCTAGGCGGAAAGGATGTGCAGCTCAG GTTGCTGCTGAGAAGGGAATGTTCACTTTTCTCGTGAACATACAA ATTCCTGGATCAAGTCATTACAGCTTGGTCCTTTATTTTGTCTCAAGCTCCTTGAAGAAAGGATCATTGTTGCAGCGCTTTGCagatggtgatgatgattttCGGAACAGCAGATTGAAGCTTATTCCATCTGTTCCGAAG GGGTCTTGGATAGTGCGGCAGAGCGTTGGAAGCACGCCTTGCTTACTGGGGAAGGCTGTTGACTGCAGCTATTTGCGTGGTCCTGAGTACTTAGAA GTGGATGTAGATATTGGTTCATCAGCAGTAGCCAACGGGGTCCTGGGCTTGGTGTTTGGTGTTGTTACCACCTTGGTAGTTGACATGGCGTTTCTTATCCAG GCAAACACATACGACGAGCTCCCGGAGCAGCTTCTAGGCGCCGCGCGGCTGTCACACATCGAACCCTCCGCAGCAGTGAACCCTGAGCTTGATAACATTTCCTGA
- the LOC101766909 gene encoding protein ENHANCED DISEASE RESISTANCE 2 isoform X2, producing the protein MLSSSVSRRDAARSGELPRPPAAGMARSGELPKGASAGPAPAAAAVRHEGWLVRHGRRKIGRSFFHMRYFVLDNKLLAYYKKKPRDSMVPLKSILIDGNCRVEDRGLKTHHGQMIYFLCIYNKKQKENQITMGAYDIEDALTWKRKLEFLIDQQQDSMTAKNRKAFASLDFDIDLGGPFSFSDHDSGPEDEEEPRPTLLRRTTIGNGPPDSVLDWTKEPDIGLSNQSDTNQAYSRKNWRLLRCQNGLRIFEELVEVEYLARSCSRAMRAVGVVEASCEAIFGLVMGMDVTRYEWDCSFQYGSLVEEVDGHTAILYHRLQLNWCSMVVWPRDLCYVRYWRRNDDGSYVVLFRSTEHQNCGPQPGFVRAIIESGGFKISPLKSLNGRPRTQVQHLMQIDLSGWGVNYFPSFQYHSLLQMLNCVAGLREYFSQTDEVHTVPRIPVMHAMVNTISMKKDQKLQEPDTKTKQTDKILDMVDEESEDDDDYQVPDADLEEEPTKSDSDAKSSDPIDLSWFSGIIRQDANEKSRNCWTVPDNKVFKVRSKNFPHDKSKVPAGKYLMELVAIDWFKDTKRMDHVARRKGCAAQLDELWTTTGTVVGLWIKTSVGCC; encoded by the exons ATGCTGAGCTCGTCGGTGTCGAGGCGGGacgcggcgaggagcggcgagCTCCCGCGGCCTCCTGCGGCGGGTATGGCGCGGAGCGGGGAGCTGCCGAAGGGCGCGTccgcggggccggcgccggccgcggccgcggtgaGGCACGAGGGGTGGCTGGTGCGGCACGGGCGGAGGAAGATCGGGAGGTCCTTCTTCCACATGCGCTACTTCGTCCTCGACAACAAGCTGCTCGCCTACTACAAGAAGAAGCCCAGGGACAGCATG GTTCCGCTCAAGTCAATTCTTATTGATGGAAATTGCAGAGTGGAGGATAGAGGGCTTAAAACACATCATGGTCAA ATGATTTATTTCCTATGCATTTACAACAAGAAACAAAAGGAGAATCAAATCACG ATGGGTGCATATGATATTGAAGATGCCCTAACCTGGAAGAGGAAGCTGGAGTTTCTGATTGATCAG CAACAGGATAGTATGACAGCTAAAAACCGTAAAGCTTTTGCTTCATTGGACTTCGACATAGATCTTGGAGGACCATTTTCGTTCTCTGATCATGACAGTGg TcctgaagatgaagaagagccCCGGCCCACCTTGCTTCGCAGGACAACTATAGGGAATG GCCCTCCTGATTCTGTACTTGACTGGACCAAAGAGCCTGATATTGGGCTGTCAAATCAGAGTGACACCAATCAGGCTTACTCCAGGAAGAACTGGAGGCTTCTTAGATGCCAGAATG GATTGCGCATCTTTGAAGAACTTGTGGAGGTTGAATACCTT GCAAGAAGCTGTAGTCGAGCAATGAGGGCTGTCGGCGTGGTGGAAGCCTCATGCGAGGCCATTTTTGGGCTTGTAATGGGTATGGATGTAACACGATATGA ATGGGATTGTAGTTTCCAATATGGGAGTTTAGTTGAAGAGGTCGATGGCCATACTGCAATATTGTACCATCGTTTACAACTTAACTGGTGTTCAAT GGTTGTCTGGCCCCGAGATCTTTGTTATGTACGATATTGGCGTCGCAACGATGATGGAAGCTATG TCGTGCTGTTTCGATCTACTGAACATCAGAACTGTGGCCCCCAACCAGGATTTGTGAGAGCTATTATCGAAA GTGGAGGTTTCAAGATTTCTCCTCTCAAAAGCCTCAATGGGAGACCGCGCACTCAAGTTCAACACCTTATGCAAATTGATCTTAGTGGATGGGGCGTGAACTATTTTCCATCATTCCAATACCACTCTTTGTTGCAGATGCTGAACTGTGTTGCTG GATTGCGTGAATATTTTTCCCAAACGGATGAAGTTCATACGGTTCCAAGGATTCCGGTGATGCATGCCATGGTTAATACAATCTCAATGAAAAAGGACCAGAAGCTTCAAGAACCTGACACGAAGACCAAACAAACTGATAAAATCTTAGATATGGTAGATGAAGAGTcggaagatgatgatgactaTCAAGTTCCTGACGCTGACTTGGAG GAAGAACCTACCAAATCTGACAGTGATGCTAAGAGCTCAG ATCCAATAGATTTGTCTTGGTTTTCGGGCATTATTCGTCAGGATGCAAATGAGAAAAGTCGTAACTGTTGGACAGTACCTGATAACAAGGTCTTTAAAGTTCGTAGCAAGAACTTTCCACATGACAAATCAAAG GTACCTGCAGGGAAGTACCTTATGGAGCTCGTAGCGATTGACTGGTTTAAGGACACCAAGCGAATGGACCATGTTGCTAGGCGGAAAGGATGTGCAGCTCAG TTGGATGAACTCTGGACCACTACAGGAACAGTTGTTGGGCTATGGATTAAGACTAG TGTAGGTTGCTGCTGA
- the LOC101768381 gene encoding chaperone protein dnaJ GFA2, mitochondrial, translating into MRLPAGARLALLLARRSLSSASSSSSAAATASYFPRAHRGIWSDAARAAPSRSSPFSSPSSAHRFFHGTRPVAARDYYDVLGVSKNASQAEIKKAYYGLAKKLHPDTNKGDADAERKFQEVQRAYETLKDEQKRSFYDQVGADQYEKASAAGGGTGNPFEGGFGNPFEDIFSGGGGGGGGGMNDFFRNIFRDREFGGRDVKVELELTFMEAVQGCTKTINFQTSVICETCSGAGVPPGTKPETCVTCRGTGFMFMQTGPFRMQSTCTKCGGSGKTVKDFCKTCKGNKVVTGTKSVRLDILPGSDDEDTIKVMRSGGADPDGRPGDLYVTLKVHEDPVFRRERGDIHVDAVLNVTQAILGGTVQVPTLSGDVVLKVKPGTQPGQKVVLRGKGIKTRNSSYYGDQYVHFNVNIPVNLTPKQRELIEEFAKEEQGEDEKDAKAASASG; encoded by the exons atgcgGCTCCCCGCCGGCGCACGCCTCGCGCTCCTGCTCGCCCGAcgctccctctcctccgcgtcctcctcctcctccgccgccgccaccgcctcctacTTCCCCCGCGCGCACAGAG GGATATGGAGCGATGCGGCTCGCGCGGCGCCCTCTCGGAGTTCCCCCTTCTCGTCGCCGAGCTCTGCCCACAGGTTCTTCCACG GGACCAGGCCGGTGGCTGCAAGGGACTACTACGATGTGCTCGGTGTCAGCAAGAATGCGAGCCAGGCCGAGATAAAAAAGGCCTATTATGGG CTTGCAAAGAAGCTTCATCCAGACACGAATAAAGGTGATGCGGATGCGGAACGGAAGTTTCAAGAGGTTCAACGAGCTTATGAG ACTTTGAAGGATGAGCAAAAAAGATCATTCTATGATCAG GTTGGTGCTGATCAATATGAGAAagcttctgctgctggaggcGGAACTGGCAACCCGTTTGAGGGTGGTTTTGGAAATCCATTTGAGGATATTtttagtggtggtggtggtggcggcggcggtggaatgAATGAT TTCTTTAGGAACATTTTCAGGGATAGGGAATTTGGAGGACGTGATGTTAAG GTTGAGCTTGAATTGACATTTATGGAAGCAGTTCAAGGGTGCACCAAAACGATCAACTTCCAAACTTCTGTAATATGTGAAACCTGCA GTGGAGCTGGTGTGCCTCCTGGAACCAAACCTGAAACATGTGTAACTTGCAGGGGAACAGGATTT ATGTTCATGCAAACTGGACCCTTCAGGATGCAATCAACATGCACAAAATGTGGTGGTTCTGGGAAGACTGTGAAG GATTTCTGCAAGACATGCAAAGGAAACAAGGTTGTGACCGGAACGAAATCAGTTCGCCTTGATATACTGCCTG GTTCGGACGACGAGGATACTATAAAGGTGATGAGATCAGGTGGAGCAGATCCAGATGGCCGTCCGGGTGATCTTTATGTGACCCTCAAG GTTCATGAGGATCCTGTATTTCGAAGAGAGAGAGGTGATATTCATGTTGATGCTGTCCTGAATGTGACTCAG GCAATATTGGGAGGGACAGTTCAAGTCCCAACTCTCAGTGGAGATGTTGTTCTAAAG GTCAAGCCTGGTACTCAACCTGGTCAGAAGGTAGTTCTGAGAGGAAAAG GTATCAAGACAAGAAACTCATCATACTACGGTGATCAATACGTCCATTTCAATGTCAACATCCCTGT GAATTTGACGCCGAAACAGCGGGAGCTGATCGAGGAATTTGCCAAGGAAGAGCAAGGCGAAGACGAGAAGGATGCAAAGGCAGCCAGTGCATCAGGATAG
- the LOC101767576 gene encoding uncharacterized protein LOC101767576 gives MLPSSHHQQNCCYRLEFPQKNGGGVSTQEKRRRREGAATMLRPALACCKLYISEARNAPALRAIERAAAAQSPAAVLVNAFADDAYNRVGYTLVAPLTGGGDPAPPPLHRAAFGVVAAALEAVDFGAHAGAHPRLGVVDHIAFHPLAGARLDDVAALTRAVAADIGDKLQVPTYLYGAAHREGRTLASIRRQLGYFTPNSPGEQWRGSPDTSSLPVAPDAGPTTPTRSKGVVAIGATAWVDNYNVPVHTADVAAARLIARAVSERGGGLRSVQAMGLAHGEGVTEVACNLLDPARVGADQVQERVRQLAAEQGLAVGEGYFTDFSQERIVELYMQSAEAEASQH, from the exons ATGCTGCCATCATCTCATCACCAACAAAATTGTTGCTATCGTCTCGAATTCCCCCAGAAAAATGGTGGTGGTGTCTCGACgcaggagaagaggaggaggagggagggcgcTGCAACGATGCTGAGGCCGGCCCTGGCGTGCTGCAAGCTCTACATCTCCGAGGCCCGCAACGCGCCGGCGCTGCGCGCCATcgagcgcgccgcggcggcgcaaaGCCCGGCGGCCGTGCTCGTCAACGCGTTCGCCGACGACGCCTACAACCGAGTCGGCTACACGCTCGTCGCCCcactcaccggcggcggcgacccggccccgccgccgctgcatcgCGCGGCGTTCGGCGTggtcgcggcggcgctggaggccgTGGACTTCGGCGCCCACGCCGGCGCGCACCCGCGGCTCGGCGTCGTCGACCACATCGCCTTCCATCCCTTGGCCGGGGCCCGCCTCGACGACGTTGCCGCGCTCACCAGGGCGGTGGCCGCTGACATCGGAGACAAGCTTCAAG TGCCAACATATCTGTACGGAGCAGCTCACAGGGAGGGCAGAACACTAGCGTCCATCAGGAGGCAGCTCGGCTACTTCACGCCCAACTCCCCCGGCGAGCAAtggcgcggctcgccggacACGTCATCGCTGCCCGTCGCCCCGGACGCCGGCCCAACGACGCCGACGAGGTCCAAGGGCGTGGTGGCCATCGGCGCGACGGCCTGGGTGGACAACTACAACGTGCCCGTGCACACGGCCGAcgtcgcggcggcgaggctgatCGCGCGGGCGGtcagcgagcgcggcggcgggctgagGTCGGTGCAGGCCATGGGGCTCGCGCACGGCGAGGGCGTCACAGAGGTCGCCTGCAACCTGCTGGACCCAGCGAGGGTCGGCGCGGATCAGGTGCAGGAGAGGGTGCGGCAGCTCGCCGCCGAGCAGGGACTCGCCGTTGGCGAGGGGTACTTCACCGACTTCTCCCAGGAGAGGATCGTCGAGCTGTACATGCAATCAGCTGAAGCCGAGGCTTCCCAGCACTGA
- the LOC101767981 gene encoding multiple organellar RNA editing factor 2, chloroplastic has translation MAAAAAAARRLLSRRASSSPLSALLRRGPSAAATEQSLLRPAVVAAASRLGFPRGMARRPGGDGYSPMRSGGGGGDRAPTEMAPLFPGCDYEHWLIVMDKPGGEGANKQQMIDCYIQTLAKVLGSEEEAKRKIYNVSCERYFGFGCEIDEETSNKLEGLPGVLFVLPDSYVDPEYKDYGAELFVNGEIVQRPPERQRRVEPVPQRTADRPRYNDRTRYARRRENQR, from the exons atggccgccgccgccgccgccgcccggaggCTCCTctcccgccgcgcctcctcctcccccctctccgcgctcctccgccgcgggccgtcggcggccgccacggAGCAGTCGCTGCTGCGCCCGGCCGTCGTCGCGGCGGCCTCCCGCCTCGGGTTCCCTCGCGGgatggcgcggcggccgggcggggacGGGTACTCCCCGATGCGGTCGGGTGGCGGGGGCGGAGACCGCGCGCCCACGGAGATGGCGCCGCTTTTCCCCGGCTGCGACTACGAGCACTGGCTCATCGTGATGGACAAGCCCGGAGGGGAGGGCGCCAACAAGCAGCAGATGATCGACTGCTACATCCAGACCCTCGCCAAGGTCCTCGGGAG CGAGGAGGAGGCGAAGAGGAAGATTTACAACGTCTCGTGCGAGCGCTACTTCGGGTTCGGCTGCGAGATCGACGAGGAGACGTCCAACAAGCTCGAGG GGCTTCCTGGAGTTCTCTTCGTGCTCCCGGATTCGTATGTTGATCCTGAGTACAAGGACTATGGAG CTGAGCTCTTTGTTAACGGGGAGATTGTTCAGAGGCCCCCGGAGAGGCAGAGGAGGGTAGAACCGGTGCCACAGAGAACAGCAGATAGGCCTAGGTACAATGACCGGACCCGCTACGCCCGGAGGAGGGAGAACCAGCGATGA